A window of Vicia villosa cultivar HV-30 ecotype Madison, WI unplaced genomic scaffold, Vvil1.0 ctg.000318F_1_1_2_unsc, whole genome shotgun sequence genomic DNA:
TCCTATTTTCGATGATGATAAACATATATAATTTTAAGAACAACTTTCCAAATAAATACTTAAAGGATGAAGTTTGTAACTCCCCTTGAAATGACCCTTACCTTGATGAACGAAGTGGTATGTTTACTCAATTTGTCTATTAGAGACAGACTATTGAATCATTTCATGAATCATCTGTTTAAGGCATTAGACATGTTGGTTAAAGAGTTAGGAATTGATCCTAATGTCATACAAGGTTTAAATGGCTATAGATTTTGTACATTTGTTACTTAAATTCCTTTATTGTTCGTCACGATGATAACGATCTTAACTTGATTGACacaactattttaaaaaaaatagtataacaTATAATAATGTTGTGGAGGTGAAATATTTCAAAAATGTAGTTAATATTCATGAGTCCTACCAATCATTATAAATTTAAAGATAAAATTTGCATTTACACGTACATGAAGTTTGTGTCCATCTCGAGGCGATGTGGCATTTAACGGTCTCGCATCTGATCATAAAGTATTTCCTGCTTGCTAGTGCAACCTCCAATCTAAtttacaaaaaatgaaaatagttTTTCATGCTCCGAAAGATTACTGGTGGTACTGATATTTTATTTGAAACGATGGatctatattttttcttttgcaaAGGCAATGGATCTATATGTTAATTATTTATATGGTTTAAGGATATTGGCTTTGGTGAATCAATGATTAGCAGTATGGAATAGATTATTAGGAAGGGTGACAACATATTTGGGTTATTATCTCTGTTTTTAGTATTATATTAATCGTTTAATCTTTGAGATTGTAGGCTTGATTTGTAGTGTACAACTTGGTTAATGCATAAGTCtctttttagattaatttttattgtTATGCGCCATTGTTGTGTTTTTGCCCccaccacacacacacacacacacaagtaTCTTGTTCCTACCTATTAGGttcattttaatgtttttttcttaAGAATCAACAAATGGCTACCGTTCTGTTTAGTATTCAATTTGGTTGAACAGTAGCTTGTGCTAGTCTAGTTTAGTATAATAAATCTTGCAATTAGTTTAGTTTAGTATAACACATGTTTTGGTGTTGTTAGTACAGCTCCAAACATATTTGTTTTGTATATGTTCATGTATGGTTGATGTATGCATTCAGTTTTAAATGTGTTTTGTGTTGTGTGTTTCAAATATTTAGATTATCAAGTGATGGACAAAGAGTGGACTAAATTTCCATGGTTTAGTCAAGAGTACATCAACGGTGTTACTCAATTTTTAGACTTTGCCTTCACTAATGGAATACCTCAAGGAGATGAGCTTCTATGCCCTTGTGCTAAGTGTAAAAATTTGTATTGGAAAATAAGAGATATTATTAAGGATCACCTAATAGCCAAAGGTTTTCTAAAAGGTTATGACGTATGGTTGCACCATGGGGAGAAACTACAAAGGTCTATGGAAATTGGTGATGGGATGGAAGATCAAGAGGGATCACATGATGACATTCCTGGcttattgcatgatatatatgTAGATAGGGAATAAGCATACAGAGTTCATGAAGGTTCCAATGACGATGCTAGAACGTTTTACAATTTGATTAAAGAGGCGGAACAAGAACTGTACCCTGGATGCAAAGAATTCTCTTCGTTATCATTCACAATTCGACTCTACTTGTTGAAATGTCTCCACAACTGGAGCAATACGTCATTCACTGCCCTCTAAATTGTTGAAAGAAGCAATGCCTGATTTAAACATTCAGGTATCATtttacaagacaaaagccatgatAAATGGTTTAGGCCTTGATTATAAAAAGATAGATGCATGCCAAAACAATTGCATGCTATTTTGGAAAGAGCATGGAAAGGAAAATTCCTGCACTATTTTTGAAGCTTCACGGTGGAAACAAAATGCTCCAACTGAAGGATGCGAGTCTGAGAAATCGAAAAATGACTATAGAGTTCCTGCAAAAAATTTGAGGCACTTTTCGTTGATTCCTAGACTACAAAGGTTATTCATGTGTTCAAAGACAATTGAGTCAATGATATGGCATGAAGAAGAGCGCTCAAAGGATGGGAAGTTAAGGTATCCTATTGATGGTAAAGCGTGGAAGGACTTTGATGAGCTCCATCCATATTTTTCTAGTGAGTCCCGCAATGTAAGATTTGGCTTCACGAGTGATGGGTTTAATCCATTTAGGACAATGAGCTTATCTCATAGTACATGGCTTGTCTTGATGATGGTATACAACACACCACCTTGGCTTTCCATGAAACCTGAATATACAATGTTGTCATTGTTGATTCCTTGACCAAAATCCCCAAGCAACGATATTGATGTTTACCTCCAACCACTGATAGAGGAGCTAAAGGAGTTATGGGAATCCGGCATAAAGACATATGATTCTTCAATGaatcaaatatttcaaatatGTGCAGCTCTTTTGTGGACAATTAGTGACTACCCTGCTTATGCTATGTTATCGGGTTGGAGCACCAAAGGAAAATTGGCGTGTGCATGTTGTAAATCTAAGACCAATTCGTTGTTCAACAATAATTTATTCTTAGAAAAAGTTACATTAATTTATTCTTGTTCAGCAATCATTTATTCTTGTTCTTTATATTTGGCATTTTCTTGTTCTTTATATTTGGCATTTTCTTGTGTATGCAGAAACAGTAGCAATTGAAATGTCTTTTTCCTTCATCTATTATTGATGTTTCACTCACTCACATcactaacatttttttttgaaaaatcaaattacCTACTCCTATTCTAATAGTTTATCTAACACTTGGACAAGTAAGAAAAGGACACGTGGACCAACTCAATGTTTGAAAATCCATGCTACAAAGAGTGAGGATTGTGAAGAGGTGGTCTTAGACGATGATGGAGAGCCTATTGGACCCAATGATCGAACTGTGATAGATTTGAGTTGTTTCCTTGGCACTATCGTGAGGAATTCAGACTTGTGTCCCTTAGTTTATACTAACTTCGAAGCTTTAAAGAAAGCTAACAAAGACCGTATATGGGAATTTGTTACTGTATGTGGGAATTTGTTACTGTATGTGGGAATTTGTCACTTATTTCTCAATTTTTTTACTAGTGTCCCTTATTTACTAGCTTGTATCTAATTTCATTCTTTGTTGTAGGATAAATTCATTATCCCTAATAATGGAACTAGAGCAGTTTTCTCTTGCATAAATGATGCTTGGAGGCGTTACAAGAAAGATATCAAAAAGAGTTGTTTATTAAAGTACACTACTATGAGTGAAAGATTGAAGCATCGTCCCCAGACCGTACCTGAAGTTCATTTCAAGCAATTGATATCCTATTGGAAGAACAATAACATCCAAGTAAGATAACATTTGTTATTTCTAAATGTAGAAAATTAACTAAATGAGTGAAAGTTTATTTTCCAATATTTCTTTTTCTAACATTTGCTACTCTAATATTGGAAGAACactaatatgattttattttctaCTCTTGCATAAgttgattttattttctaacaCTTGATGTTTCTGAATATAGAAAATTAGCAAAATCAATGATGTGAACAGAGCTAAGCAAAAGTGTATGCATCGTATGGGACCAAAAAACTTTGCAAGGATTCGTGCAAAACTGGTAGGGTGTTTATACATTCTTCAATTTATAATTCTGTATTGGTTGAGTGATTCATAATTGTATGTGTTTAATATCAACCAATGTAGCGTGCAAAGAAAGAGGACGGAAAGGAAGTTAGCCAGGCAGAGATGTTCATTGAGACTCgacaaagttgaaaaggaaaacaaCCGGATGAAGAAACACAAACTGCAATTGtaagttttctatttttattgaTGGATTTGGTTATTaagattatttattaaatatatttactgTGAATATATGGACTTTTAAATATATGGAATGTAAGTTTTTaatgtgaatattttttaattagacTAAGCTTCAAGATTCAGTTCAGAGCTCAACTGAATCTGAGACATTTAAGTCCTTGTTTGGGAAAGAAAAATCTGGACAAGTTCGTTGCTATGGAAGAACAATAATACCAACCATgcttaaaagaaaagaagaaattctGGTTATTAAAAAGCAGCATAGTGATGAAGTGGCTGGCATGAAGAGGGAGATGGATGGTATGAAGGCACTATTTAAGACCATGATGAAGCAACAAAACCTACATATGAGTGACGAGGGGATCTCTAACATGATGGCAACTGCTATAGGTTGTTCCAATAGTACTACTGCTGCTCCTGCTGATCCACATTCGTCTGCATCAACTCATATTCCTCATTGCGAAGAGGTATACTCTAAACTACAAACTTTATTACCTTTTATTTCTCCCTGTTGAACCTATTGTGGTATCCCATATAGTTTGACACACACAATAGTGAAAAACATCATAAGACATTGGTTGTGGAAAATTGAAACATTCTTTTTTCTTGGAGTTAATTTTTTGACTATTAGTTAATTATATTTCTTTTTGACTTGTAGTTAATTTTTTGACACATATTTTCTGGTGAATACAATTAGCATTTCTCTGGTgaataattctgaatttgaattgttttgatcTTGGCACTGCAGCATTCACTTGTGAATtgtccctttgagctttgtctTATACTTGAAATTGTGTATTGGATTGAATATGAAATTGGTTGCTACTTTGAATTGATATATGCTGGTCAGTATTGACTGAATGTTTGTATTGGTATTGAACCGGTTTGATGCTTAGACTAATGTGTGTGGAGTAAAATTGCATTGCATAGACATGTTAAACATTTAACTATACTATGTTTCATACTCTTGCCTTGACCATCCTATGCTTTTGAATTGGAAGGATATTGTATGGAATTTCAAGTTCAAGAGTGGCTTATACATGTTGTTGGATGGTACATCTATTGGCTCTTGGATTGTTTGTACATGGTTGCTGCATTTCAtcagtttttgagcatgagtttTGGATTGAATGCCATGATTACGATATGGTTGAGTTGTACTGGTTTCATTTGTATTGAATTTTGTCATGTTGGTTTGTGTGGGTTCAAAGTAACTTGGCATAGCAAGGTTTAATGGGAAGTGGGAATCGCCTGAAGCAAAGCAATTGGAGGCGTGATGATATTGTTTGGAGCATATTGCATGAAGAAGGGTGGTTTGAAGAATAAGGTCAAAGGAGCTATTGGAGTTACAATCATCTAGTTCTATAGGATATGTACTACTGCTAATACATATGTTGCAGAAGGGCAATGGAATGAGTTTGCACAAATTTGAAGCTTACATACTACTGCTAATACATACTACTGCTAATACATATGTTGAATATAATATATAGCATCATGCTGAATACATACTACTGCTAATACATATGTTGAATACATATGCACAAATTAGAAGCTTACATATGGTGCTAATACATATGCTGAATATATAGCATCATGTTGAATATATAAGACATGTTTGTATTAATTAAATACTTATAGTATGTTTGGAATCATGTTCCTTGCAGAATGGAGACGAAGAAGCTTGTAAAGAAGATATGGAAGAAGCTTGTGATcatgaagatgtggaagaagcTTGTCATGAAGATATGGAAGAAGAACAAGGagatgatcaagaagaagaatattATGATGCATGAGTCTAATTAATAGTATAGTTGTGTTATATTATCTAGCTAGCTCTTAGaacttttgttttgaatttgggaTGACTCTCGAGAGAGAAACTTGGTTGTATTTAAGAATGACATCAAAACTTATCTATATTTTAGTGACTTTATTAGTTGGTAACGTCACTTGATGTAGACTTATTTCTTaatgaatattttgtttttgacGTTAATGTTTAATTTGCTTGTAATTAGATTCTAATCATCAATGTCTAAAAAAATGAGTATTATTGTTGAAATTTTATATTGATATatataaaatgacatttttatgtcaTGGCACAAAAATAAAACGTGGCAAGATTAATGGTGTAGAACGTACAAAATataaccatggttttaaattggtgGTCATAAACAAACTGTGGCAAGACCTTGAAACTAAACCGTATGCTATAAATTAAATAGAAATCGTGGTTTTACGATATGGCCACAATTTTGTACTCATGGAAAAAACAAACCGCGAACTTAATCTAGATACCTAAACCGTGTCCTATACAAGCCACGGATGTCCATAAAACGTGGCACAAACAAGAAAACCGTGGATTATACTTTAGGTCACGCCCGCATATCCCACAGTCTGGTTTCCGTGGCCAAAGCGTTacaccacggttattttgcatatagccgcGGTTTCATGGCCGTGGTAGGAGAACTTTTTTTCGTAATGTGTTGGATCTCgcagtttggctaccttccagaGAGAGAATCCGCCTGTCTTCAAGGGTACgtatgatcctgatggcgcattAACCTGGAtgaaggagattgagagaatctTCTGGGTGATGGATTGCACTTCAGATCAAAAGGTTCgttatgggactcacatgctggcAGCCGAGGTTGACGACTGGTGGCTAGAGACTCGTCAGAGGTTGGAGACTACTGGTGAGGAGGTTACTTGGGTTGTGTTCCGTAGGGAGTTCCTGAGGaagtattttcctgaggatgttcgtGGCAGGAAAGAAATCGAGTTCCTTGAGCTGAAACAAGGAAGTATGTCAGTTATTGCTTATGCTGCAAAGTTTGGTGAGCTGGCTAAATTTTACCAGCATTATGATGGACCAACTGGTAAGTTTttgaagtgcatcaagtttgaaaaTGGGCTGCGCCCAGAAATCAAGAAGGCtattagttaccagaagattcgtgTCTTTGTTGATTTGGTTTATAGCTGTCTAATCTATGAGgaggacaacaatgctcattataAAGTTATTAGTGAGAAGCGAGGTAAGAACCACCATAACCGTGGCAAGCCTTATGATGCTCCAGCTGGCAAGGGTAAACAGAAAGCTGCACAGGGTCAGAGGACTAGTGGGGATGATGCTCCTGCTGGTATAGTATGTTTCAAATGTGGGAAACCTGGTCACAAAAGCAATATGTGTAATGCTGAGGCGCAGAGGTGTTTCCGTTGTGGGAAGACTAGACATATGGCTCCTAGTTGCAAGCATAAGGAAGTTATCTGTATCATTTGCGGTTAAGAGGGGCATATCAGTGCTCAGTGTCAAAAACCTTAGAAGGCACCAGGCAGTAGGAAGGTGTTCGCTTTAGCTGGGACTCAGACAGCTAGTGAGGACCGACTCATCAGAGGTACATGCTTCATTAATAGtactcctttaattactattatgagTATTATCGATACCGCTACTACTCATTGTCTTATTGTTGCTGATTATGTTGAAAGATTAAATCTTGTGTTGTCTTATATGAATGGAGAGATGGTAGTCGATCTTGCACCTAAGGGGTCAGTGACTACTTCTCTTGCGTGTGTAAAGTGTCCTTTGTCAATCTTCGATAGAGACTTTGTTGTTGATCTGATTTGTTTACCTTTAAGGGGATTAGATGTGATCTTAGgtatgaactggttagagcataactATATTCATATTAACTATTATGACAAGTCAGTGAGGTTTTCTACTTCAGAAAAGGAAGCTAGTTTGTTGTTAGGTAGATAGTTGCGGTAGTTGatgcaagaagaagaaaattagatGTTCTCGTTAATGGCTACATTATTAGTGGAGAATCAAGCTGTAATTGAGGAATTGCAAGTGGTGCGTGAAtatcctgaagttttccctgatgaaattcctgatgtaccgcctgaaagagaagttgaattcacaattgatcttgtacctggtaccagacctATTTTTATGGCACCGTataggatgtctgcatctgaacTGGCGGAGTTAAAGAAGCAATTGGAAGacttacttgagaagaagtttgtgagaccgagtgtatcaccgtggggagctccagtgctgTTAGTAAAGACGAAGGATGGAAGTATAAGGTTATGTGTTGactatagacagctgaataaagttgaGGAAGTTTGATCCATATTGAAATAGTTCTCAACATATCATTCTTCAAGTTGAAACCGGGCTTCCTTTCTCTCAACAACATGGCCATGTTCCTTATAATATATGATCCCTTCATCAATACCGCATATCTTTCAACATATGAGTGAAACCTAAGGATGAAATACCCTTCTTCATTATCGTATATGTATGGTAACTTCACAAAATTCCATACCTTAGTCATGAACTATTTGACTCCATCCATGCTTAACTCACCTCCAAGAACATACATAATTAGAGCTGTATCCCAAAATTTCACCTCAGTCTCAATATCCGATTCTTCAATCTCAATTTCAATCTCACCATTGACAATCTTTGGTGTGATTTACTTGATCGAAACTCCAGGGCTTCAATTTCCACTTAACACTTCAACCCATAGTTCTAGTGACTCGATTCCCCTACCCtagggtgtgcaaaatatcctgTTTTAATGTCCAAATTCATAACCAaacctaaaccacttttaaatatccggatataattgaatgattattaaccggtttagttattaatgatTTGGTTATTcattcatataatccggatataattaaatggttattaaccggttaaattattttggattcggttataatccggttattatccaaatacaaatattttaattctcaaaatattaattattttttgaaaaaaataattttcggaaaaaataattttcaaaactggattttttttttaaaaccggttatataattataaccggttttataaccagttttgattaaaatgtggttatggttatatatccaaaccatttaaatgattatggtttggtttttgaaaataaccaaccatgcacacccctaccTACCACCGATGGACTCTCCGTTGACGGTGGCGCCTGCTTTTTTGGTCGCTGTTGCCCTTTTGCCCTTTTTATCCGAAATAAATTTTTgttaaatcatttaaaatatttaaaaaaatttattttgccTCCATCATTCATGTATTTGACagacaaattaaaatgtcacaGACAACCTTCATCATTCCTGTTAGAACCTGTTTCATCGTTCATTATTTTTGTCTCTTGTTGCTGGATATGTATTCTGTGTTGTTTGTTAGAACCTGCTTGTTGGCTCGACATGATGACTAGCTTTCTTATATCTATTTTCTTGTACCGGTGGAGAAACTGAATCATTCATGTTATTGATAATTTTATCTTATCTATCATGCATGATTTATACCTATTTTCTACTTCCTACAGTTTCATTATTAAACAATACTTGCTATAAGAAAGCATGCAACACTGTAACTTTTTGGAAAAATGAGAAAAGAAAATTGTATTTCAGTCAGAATATTCATTTAGCATTCTAACAAGCAAAAGTGTGTGTTGTACCAGTAGTTTGTCAAGAGAAAGATTCTAGGCACTgatttaaacaaattaatatgTCAATCACTCATAACTTGCTACATAATTTAAAACTTCAACTTTAGTCATAATACATAGATAATTTGAGCATAATAAAAATCACTATGAAGAATCTATTCCTTGGTAAATAACTTCGACATGTCTCGACGCTCTCTTGAAACGGattaattctatcatcatcatcatctccggTTTGGCATTTAGAATAGGCTTCACAATCATCTTCTCTAACAAAGGAGAATATAGAAGTAAAAATTTGATAAAATCTAATTCAAATTTGGCACCAGAGACATCCTCTATGCTAACATATCGCAATCCGAGGGAAACGTCTGGCTCTGAAAAGATATCTTCCATGCAGTATGAAGCCGGTGTTACAATCATAGTCTTCTTCTCTGTCGCCTATATGCAATTGTTACAAATTCATGGACCAAAGGGAAGATATTTAAACCGGAGTTGGAGAGCTTGAACTTGTTGATTGGCCCAGAGTGAAGTAAAAGTACATGATCGACAATCCTCAAAAACTTGCGCCGTTTAATTGAACTGTCTTCCAGACCCAAAGTAGATACACATTGTTTATCGAAAAGAAGATATGGTTGTGTGGACCATTTCCTCCCCCATTTGCGGGATAAAACACTGGTTCTCCCTGCATCCTTAATTGGCAAATGTGAGAGAATATAATCTATAAGTTGATCCGGCAAGCAACTAATTCTATCCGACTCTATGTCCGTCATTTTTTGGTCGGTAGCCTTCAGCTGGTTTTATGTACATACAAGAATCAGAAAACAAATTAGGTTAGTGGATTTATGTAATctatgcatgcatgcatgcaatAATCATAGTTATGTCCACTAAAAGTGTAATAAAAAACAGTAGCTATTTACTTTTCTgaaatcaaattataaaataatacaaaGGATAATTTACATTTTGCAAACCCTGATGAAAC
This region includes:
- the LOC131626691 gene encoding uncharacterized protein LOC131626691: MDCTSDQKVRYGTHMLAAEVDDWWLETRQRLETTGEEVTWVVFRREFLRKYFPEDVRGRKEIEFLELKQGSMSVIAYAAKFGELAKFYQHYDGPTGKFLKCIKFENGLRPEIKKAISYQKIRVFVDLVYSCLIYEEDNNAHYKVISEKRGKNHHNRGKPYDAPAGKGKQKAAQGQRTSGDDAPAGIVCFKCGKPGHKSNMCNAEAQRCFRCGKTRHMAPSCKHKEVICIICG
- the LOC131626692 gene encoding uncharacterized protein LOC131626692, encoding MTDIESDRISCLPDQLIDYILSHLPIKDAGRTSVLSRKWGRKWSTQPYLLFDKQCVSTLGLEDSSIKRRKFLRIVDHATEKKTMIVTPASYCMEDIFSEPDVSLGLRYVSIEDVSGAKFELDFIKFLLLYSPLLEKMIVKPILNAKPEMMMMIELIRFKRASRHVEVIYQGIDSS